DNA sequence from the Gemmatimonadota bacterium genome:
GGCGGCGGCGGCGAAACGACGGACCCGATCGTCGCGCTGATCGAAGCGGTGGAGGCCATGCAGGCCGAAGGCGCGCTATCGGCCGGCCGGGCAAACGCCCTCCTGGTCTCACTCGAGCACGCGTTGGCGCGGCGTGACGGGGGCCGAGAGGACAAGGCCCTGCTGCAGCTCAAGGCGTTCTCGCTCAAGCTGCAGGCCATGGTCCTGGGCGGCGACATCTCGGAGGCAGACGCCTCCACGCTGTTCGGATTCTACGTCAGCGCGGTGAGTTCTCTGGGCTGACACGAAGACGGCCCCCTCGGATCGACGTCCGAGGGGGCCGAGCCCGCTCCCGTGCCGGGCTCCCCCCGGACCTTCAGGCGGCCGCCACAAGGTGGCGCAGCCGACCTTTCTCAGCTTCCGAAAGCAACGGCGAGGCCGTGATCAGGCGCACCCTGTCCACGAGGTCCTCCACGTCCGCGCGGCGTCCCCTCGCCACCGCCACGTGCGCGGCCTCCACGAACGACGTCGCGGCCTCCGACAGGTCCCCCCGCGCGAGCGCCAGCTCGCCCGCGTCCTCCAGCGCCGACTGCGCCCTGGAGTAGCTCTTCACCTGGCTGAACACGTGTCCCGCGAAACGCAGCGTGCGGGACGCCTCCTCGCTGGCCTGGTCCATTTCCTTCGCGGCCTTCTTGAGCAACACGGCTGCGTCGTACCAGCGATCCTTCTGATCGAGGTATTCCATGGCCTGCGCGTAATACTTGGCGGCCCGCTCCGGATCGGGCTGGGTCTCCGCCGAAAGCGCCTGCCCCGAGAGCAGCGCGACTACCATCATCCAACCGACTCGCTTGATCATTTCGGTCCCTCACATCTCTTGGTTGCCACCCGCCGACCCTACGACCCCTGCCGATGCAGCCGCGGACGGAACGCCCTTACCCATTCTGACGTGGCCCGCGCCCCTACAGTTTCCCCGGAATCCGGGCCTTTCGGTTAGAGATGTGTCAGGGAGTCGACAGGCCCATCTTCGGATCGCGAAGCAAGTTGGTGGCGCGAAATGGTGGGTCCGCCTACCATCGGTGGGCTTTTCGGCGAGTTGCCGAGGGACCTCCGACAGCGTGGAGAGCTTCGTGGCTTCAAACGGTACGCCCACCGCGTCCTTTTCGTCCCGCTGGGGGATGCTCCTCGCCATGCTCGGCATGGCCGTGGGGACCGGCAACATCTGGCGCTTTCCGCGCATCGCCGCCTCCAACGGAGGGGGCGCCTTCCTGGTGGCCTGGGTCACGTTCCTGCTGCTCTGGTCGGTGCCCCTGATCATGGTGGAGTTCGCCATGGGGAAGGGCACGCGGGCCGGTCCGGTGGGCGCGTTCGTGCGCTTGCTGGGCCCGAAGTTCGCTTGGATGGGCGCGTGGGTCGCGTTCACCGCGACGGCCATCATGTTCTACTACGCCGTCGTCATGGGCTGGACGATCAGGTACTTCTGGGCCTCCCTCACCGGGGAGTTGAGCGGGGCGGCCCCGGGAGCGCTGTGGGATTCCTTCGCGTATACGCCCAGCGTCCTGGTCGTGCACGCGCTCGCGCTCGCGCTCGCGGCGGGGGTCGTCTGGAGGGGCGTGAAGGGCATCGAGTCCGCTGCCAAGATCCTGATCCCAACGCTTTTCGTGCTGGTGGTGGTGCTCGCCGTCAAGGCGCTCACGCTGCCCGGGGCCTCCAGGGGGCTGGATTTCCTGTTCGGCTTCGAGTGGTCGGAGCTGGCCGACGCCAACATCTGGCTACAGGCACTCACGCAGAACGCTTGGGACACGGGCGCCGGGTGGGGCCTGGTGCTCACGTACGCCATCTACATGAAGGCCAGGGAGGACACGGTCCTCAACTCGGCCCTGCTGGCGTTCGGCAACAACTCGGTGTCGCTGCTGGCCGGCATCATGGTGCTGTGCACGGTCTTCTCGATCATGCCCGACGCGGCCACCGAGATCGTGGGGGCGTCCAACGAGGGCCTGACGTTCATCTGGGTGCCGCAGCTCTTCCAGCAGATGCCCGGCGGCCGCTTCTTCATGACGCTCTTCTTCCTGGCGCTCATGTTCGCGGCGTGGACCAGCCTGATCGCCATGATCGAGCTGGCCACGCGGACGCTGGTCGACACTGGCGTGAGGCGGGGGCGGGCGCTGACGCTCGTGGTCGTGTTCGGCTTTGCGCTGGGGGTGCCGTCGGCGCTCAACGAGGAATTTTTCCTCAATCAGGACTTCGTGTGGGGCGTCGGCCTGATGGTGAGCGGCCTCTTCTTCGCTTACGCGGTGATCCGACACGGCGCGCGGCGCTTCCGCGAGACGCTGGTCAACACGGCCGACTCGGACGTGCACGTCGGGGTGTGGTGGGAGCGCGCTATGTACTTCGTGATCGTTCAGGCGCTGGTCCTGATCGGCTGGTGGTTCTGGCAGGTCCGGGGCGAGCCGCAGATCTCGCCCTTCGGCGCGGGCCTCATGGCGCTCGAGTGGGCCGCCGCGATAGCGGTGTTCCTGGCCGCCAACAAATGGCTCGCGCGGGCGGGCGGCGCTCGGCCGCCGGTGGGCGATCCGCCGCCGGCGTCGATTCCCTAGGGGACTGTACCAGGCGCGTAACGGCGCGCCCAACGGTCGGGCGCGCGGGGGTGTCTGTCAGGGACGGACGCGGTCGCCGCGGACGCCCCGGGCCGGCGCGGATCGACAGCCGCAACATTTCCCGGCGTGGCCGGTAGAAGCTGGCCGTCGTGCGCACGGCCCGGCCGCCGGTCCGGCGCGGATTGGAAGCACACCAGGATCATGCACCCCAAGCGCCTTCGTTACGCCTTGCTCGGCGCCGTCTCGGCGGGCCTTACGGCCTGTGCCGGCGCGCCCGTTACTCCGTCGGCTCCTGCCCCCGCCGACCGGATCGGCTACACCGTCTACGTGGCCAGCGAGTCATCGGATCTGGTCACCGCCGTCGAGTTCGACGCGGCCACGGGCGCCCGCGTGGCGCGCGATATCCCCGTGGGCATCATGCCCGGGGACATAGACGGAGCGCACGGGCTCCAGGCGTCGCTCGACGGGCGCTTCTGGTACCTCAGCATCGCCCACGGACAGCCCTTCGGCACGGTCTGGAAGTTCGACGCCGACGCCGACACTCTGGTCGGTCGCACCGAAGTGGGCATGTTCCCGGCCACCATGGGCATCACCCCAGACGGCGAATACCTGTTCGTGGTCAACTTCAACCTGCACGGGGATCCGGATCCTTCGACCGTCTCCGTCGTGCATACCCCCACCATGACCGAGCTCGCGCGCCCGGTGGCGTGCGTGCGGCCGCACGGCAGCCGCGTGAACGCGGCGGGGACCAAGAACTACGTCGCCTGCGTGGGGAGCGACCAGATAGCCGAGATAGACACCCGCACGTTCGACGTCACGGGCCGCTTCAGCGTGGCGCCCGGGCGGGAGGGAGTGGCCGCCGGGGAGGGAATCGAGGAGGCGCGCGGGAGCGACTGCGGGCCCACCTGGGTCACCCCGGGCGTCGCGTCCAGGGAGGGCCTGGTGTACGTCCCCTGCAACAAGCTCGGCCAGATCCTGGAGATCGACGTGCGCGAGTGGCGCGTGGTGAGGCGATTCCCCACCGGAGCCGGTCCTTACAACCTGGAGATCACCCCGGACGGGAGCACCCTCGTCGCGTCGCTGAAGGGGGCCCAGGCGGTCGCGATCTTCGACCTGGAGGCCGGCGCGGAGGCGGCGCGGCTGGGTACGAGTCAGCCGCTCACGCACGGCGTCGCGATCAGCCCGGACGGACGCTTCGCGTTCGTATCGAGCGAGGCGATCGGGGCCACGCCGGGCACCCTGGACGTGTTCGACCTGCCGGCGCGCGCGCGCGTGGCGAGCGTCGAGCTCGGGCTACAGGCGGGCGGCATCGTCCTGGTCAGGGAGCGCTAGGGCGTGCCGGCCCGCCCACAGCGTCGAAGGCCGGTCCGCGCGGCTGCGGCGATCGCTTCTCTGGCCGCGACCGCGTGCGCCTCGGGTCAGGTGCAGCCCCGGGCGGCCCCGCCGTCCGCGGACGCCGCGCCCTTCCGGGCGCGCATCGACCCGTTCCCGGTGCTCGACGCCGACGGGGCCGCCTACGCGTTTCCGTTCCTGGGCGGATTCAACGTGCCCCGGCCGCAGTTGGTGGACCTGGATGGCGACTCCGACATGGACCTGGTGGTCCAGGAGCGCACGGACAGGCTGCTCTATTTCGAGCGCGTCGACGGCGGCTATCGCTGGGCGCCGGGGCTGATGCCGCCCCTGCGGGTGGGCGAGTGGTACAGGTTCGTGGACGTGGACGGCGACGGGGATCCGGACCTGCTTTCCGAGGAGCCGTTCAGCTACGTACGTCTGTACCGCAACGACGGCGCGGGCGGCTTCCCGCTCGTGGCCGACACGATCCGCGACGCGCGCGGCGGGGCCATCTTCTCCGACCGACAGAACATCCCGAACGCCGCCGACATCGACTGTGACGGGCGGCTCGATCTGCTGATCGGACGCATGACGGGCACCATCACCCGCTACGAAGCGACCGGCGCGATCGGGCAGACGGTGGCTCCGTTCCGCCACGTGGAAGATCGCTTCCAGGGCATCGAGATCGTAGCGGAGTTCGGCAACCCTCTGTACACGCCTCCCGCGGATACCGCGCCCGTCACCGGCCCGAGCATGCACGGCGCCAACACGATGGCGCTGGCGGACGCCGACGGGGACGGCGACGTGGATCTGTTCTGGGGTGATTTCTTCGAGCCCGGACTCCTGCTGATAGAGAACACGGGCTCCTGCGAGCGCCCCGACATGACCGGCGAACCCGTCGCGTTTCCGGCGGGCGATCCGGTCCTCACGAGCGGCTACAACGCGCCCACGTTCGGAGACGCGGACGGCGACGGCGACCTCGATCTGGTGATGGGGGTGCTGGGTGGGGCGTACGACGCCAATCGGACCGGGGCGGACAATCTCTACTTCTTCGAGCAGGTCGATGGGGACTTCGCTCTGCGCTCCACGCGCTACATCTCGCAGGTCGACATAGGCACGGAGAGCCTGCCCCGGGTGGTCGACTGGGACGGCGACGGTGACCTGGATCTGCTGCTCGCCAACAAGATCGATCCAACGGATCTGCATACCTCGCGCGTCTACCTCTACGAGAACGTCGGGACGCCCCTCGCGCCGGCCTTCAGGCTGCGCGGCCCGGTCGGGGTAGACGGCGCTTTTCACAACGCTCCGGCGCTGGGAGATCTGGACGCGGACGGGGACCTGGACGCGGTGCTCGGAACCTGGCGCCCGGACGTCGAGCTGTTGATGAACGGAGGCACGCGCGCCGAGCCGCGCTACGACATGAGCGACGCCCCTTTGCTGACGCTGACGCGCGGCGCCAACGGAGTGCCCGCGTTGGGGGATCTGGATGCGGACGGGGACCTCGATCTGATCATCGGCGAGGCCTCGGGCACGCTGAACTACTATCGCAACGATGGCGATCCGGCGGGCGCGCGATTCGCGCTTGTCAGCGACGAGTACCTGGGCGTGGATGTCGGACGACGAGCCGCTCCCGCATTGGTGGACGTGGACGGAGACGGCGACTTGGATCTGGTGGTCGGTACCGAGTCGGACGGCCTGGTGCTGTTTCTCAACGAGGGCACCCGGGAAGTACCGGACTTTCGCGAGACGGCGTCGTCGTTGCCCACGGATCTGGCCCCCTACGCCGCGCCGGCGTTCGGGGACGTGGACGGGGACGGTGACTTGGATCTCTTCGTAGGCGGTGTCGGGGGTGGGGTCGTGTTTTTCGAGAACGTGGGCGCCGATGTCGCGGCGCCGTAAGTAGAATTCCACACAGAGGGAACGGAATGCGCAAAGCAGGCATCGCGATGTCGCTGGCGTTCGTCGTCGCCGGATTCGGCGCCGAGGCGGACGCGCAGCAGTTCGGGGCCGCTGCGGTCACGGACGGAAGGATCGTCGCAGTTGCGGAGCCGGTCGTGCAAGATGAACCGGCCACGATCTACGTCTTCACGAGCGACGGATCCGCGTGGTCGCGGGTCGCGACGATCATGGCGCCCGAGCACGAGGGGGGCGACTTCTTCGGCCGCTTCATGGCGCTGACCGAGGACGAGTTCATCGTCGGCGGCACCACCATCGACGACAGCCACGGCGGCGTCTGGGTCTACCAACGGAACCCCCAGGCCGGGCCGAGCTTCAAGACCTTCCTGCGGCCCGAAGCGGTCGAGGTGGGCTCATCGTTCGGGCGCTACGGGCTGGTCGCGGACGGACTTCTGTTCGTTTCGGCGCTGGGCCACAACGAGCGCCGCGGCGCGGTGCACGTCTTCCACAAGGCGGACGGCGAGTGGGTGCACGAGGCCGTGCTCTCGCCGGCGGAGGCCGACGCGAGCGAGTTCTTCGGCTGGGGCCTGGCTTACGCGGACGGGCGACTGCTTTCGGGCGCGCTACAGGCGAGCCAGGAGCTCCAGACCCGCGGCGCGGCCTACATCTATCGCCGCTCGGACGACGGCACCTGGGAGCAGGAGGCCAGGCTGAGCCTGGCGGAGGATGACGCCGCCCCGGGCGACACGTACGGCGGCGCGGTGGCCTGGATGGACGGCTTGGCGCTCATTGGCGCGCCGGGACGAGACGGCGGCAAGGGAGAGGTCTACACCTACTCGCGCGACGCCATGTCGGGAGCGTGGCAGGCGGGGCCCTCGCTGGCCGCATTCGACCGGTGGCCGGGAGCCCGCTTCGGGTCGGCGCTGCTGCCGCGCGGTGACGAGCTGTGGGTCGGCGCGCCGGGCGCGGCCGGCTCCGGTCGCATCTACCGCTACCCTTACGACGGCGGCGAGGTCGGGATGGTGTCGAAGATCTCCTCCAACCTCGACACGGACAGCGGAGACGGCTTCGGCGGCGTGCTCGCCCAGTCTCCCGACGGCGAGCTGGTGATCGTGGGCCAGACGGCCGACGACAGCGGCCTGGGGTCGGCCATCGTCCTGACCCGCGACGGGGATGCCTGGACGGCGACCGACAAGCTGTTGGGCCCCACCGAGGCGGGCCTGCCCGCGCTGGTGGGCAACGAGATCGACTGCGCGAGCGGCACGGCCGATCAGTTCGGCTGCAACAACGTCAGCATCCGGTCCTTCCTGCCGGTGTCGGCGATCGGCGGCGGGCGCGGCGCCAACACCAACGACGTGTGGGGCTGGACCGACCCGGAGACGGGCGCCGAGATAGCCATCATTGGCCGCACCGACGGCACCGCGTTCATCGACGTCTCGGACGCCAACAACCCGGTTTATCTGGGTAGCCTGCCCAAGACCGCCGGTTCGATCTCCAACGCGTGGCGCGACGTCAAGGTCTACCGCGACCACGCCTACATCGTGGCCGACGGCGCGGGCAACCACGGCATGCAGGTGTTCGATCTGCGCCAGCTCCGGGACGTGCAGAACGCCCCGGCAGTGTTCGAGGAGACGGCGCACTACGGCGGCATCGCCTCGGCGCACAACATCGTGATCAACGAGGAGACCGGCTTCGCCTACTCGGTGGGCTCGAACGGCGGCGGCGAGACTTGCGGCGGCGCCTACCACATGATCGACATCCGCAACCCCGCCACTCCGAGCTTCGCCGGCTGCTTCGGCGACACCAACACCGGCAACGCCGGAACGGGCTACTCGCACGACGCCATGTGCATCGTGTACAACGGCCCTGACGCAGACCACGTGGGCAAGGAAGTGTGCTTCGGGTCCAACGAGAACGCGCTGTCGATCGCCGACGTCACTGACAAGGAGAATCCCTCGGCGATCTCGTCGGCGGATTACCCCAACGTGGGCTACGCACACCAGGGCTGGATCACCGGCGATCACCGCTACTTCTACATGGACGACGAGGGTGATGAGTCGGCGTCGGTGCAGGCGGGCGAGCCCATGGAGGGCACCCGCACGCTGATCTGGGATGTGTCCGACCTGGACGACCCGATCATGGTCAAGGAGCACTTCGGGGAGACGTTCACGATCGACCACAACCTGTACATCAAGGACAACCTGATGTACCAGTCGAACTACGTGAGCGGCCTGCGCATCCTCGATATCAGCGATCCGCACAACCCGGTGGAGGTGGGCTTCCTGGACACGGTCCCGTGGAGCGAGGAGGTGGAGTTCGACGGTTCGTGGAGCAACTACCCGTTCTTCGAGAGCGGCACCATCGTCGTGTCGAGCGGGGCGGAAGGCGTGTTCTTCCTCAAGTACAACCCGCAGGAGCTGGTGCCGTAGGGCGCCTGTCCTGACGCGCTGGCGGGCGCCCCCGGCACGGCCGGGATGCCCGCTGAGCGGCCCCGCCGGACACGGTCCGGCGGGGCCGTTGCGTGTGGCCCTTGACCCGCGTTGCCCGCGCACGCCGATTCGGGGTCCCATGGACTTCCGCTCCTTCGAAACACGCGCCCGCGCCCTGTGGGACGAGATCCCCGTCGAGTATCGCGAGGGAGTGGACGGCCTGACGGTGTCCCGCGAGGCGGTTCGGCACCCCGAGGGCCTGGACGCGTACACACTCGGGGAGTGCCTGACCGAGTCCTATCCGTCCGACTGGGAGGGGCCCGACACGCTGCGGTCGCGCCTGGTCCTCTACCACGGGTCCTTTCGGGCGCTGGCCGGCCGCGACCCGGACTTCAACTGGCGAGACGAGTTGTGGGAGACGCTTACGCACGAGCTGCGACACCACCTCGAGTCTCTGGCGGCCGAGGACGCGCTGGAAGAAGTGGATTACGCCACCGAGCAGGAGTTCAGGCGTTTCGAAGGTGCCGCCTTCGAGGCCTTCTACTATCGATCGGGGGAGGCCCTGGGTGGAGGCTGGTACGCGGTCGAACGAGCCCGCTACCTGGAGTTGCCGTGGCCGAAGAGCGGCCCGGTTCGCTTCGACCTGGAGGGCGCCTCCTACGAATTGCCCATTCCCGATGACGCAGCCGAGGTCGCCTACGTCGACGTCGTCTCCGGCCTTCGCGCGAGCGGCGACGTGGCGATCACCGTGGTTCTCGTGCGCGAGCCCTCGCTGCGAGACCGGCTGCGCCGGATCATGAAGCGTGCCGCGCCGCGCGTGGCCGAGTTCGAGGCCGAGGCTCGCGTGGTCGACGGGAGGACCCCCTGAATCCGTACGACTTCGTGTTCGCCCATCCGGCGATAGAGGAGGCGCGCTTCGGTGCCATCTCCGAGGAGCTGTCTCTGCGCGAGGCGGCCAGAACGGACCCGGAGCTGTTCGCGCTGCTGGCGTCGGTACACGACCTGGTCGCGGTCTTCGTGCCGGACGCGTCCCGCGGTACCCGCGCGGGATTGTTCGGGGCGCACGCGCGCCTGGTCTACCACGCGTTCCACTACTGGGCCGCGGGCAAGCCCGGTTACGCGCTGTCGGAGGCGGCGGTCCGCGGGCTGGTCGGGGCGGGCAGCATCGGCACCGCGCCGGGCCCCGCCGGGTGGGCCGGCCTGCCGAGCACGCTGCTGTGGGCCAGGCTCGAACCCTCGGCCACGCCCGAGCCCGTCAACGGCTTCTTCTGGGCGGCTCCCGCGGGCGAGCTGCAGGTGCTGCTGGTCACGGGGATGCGACCGGATCGGGGCGGGTTCGGAACGCTCGACGCGCGCGCCGAGTTCGGCGCGGATGGCTTCGCCGAGGACTTCGAGCCGCGCCCGGGAGACGGACCGGCCTTCGGCAACATCCTGCCCGGCGGGGAGCTGGACGGACTCCTGTCCGTGGTCACCCGGGGCGAGGCGCTGACGCTGGCGGCGCGGGCGCTAGCCGTGCTCGAGCCCGCTTGAGGCCAGTGGACCGTCACGCCGCCGCGCGCGTGCTCGACGAAATCGGCACGCTCCTGGAGCTTCAGGGGGAAAACCGCTTCAAGGTCCGCGCGTACACCTCCGCGGCCAAGGCGCTCGCGCGGGCCACGGAGTCGCTGCCGGACCTGATCGCCGGCGGCGCCCTGGCGAGCCTCGGCGGTATAGGACCCGCGACGAGAGCCGTCATCGAAGAGCTGGCGGAGACGGGCGCCTCGTCCTACCACGCCGAACTCCGCGAAAGGACACCGCTCGGCCTGCTCCAGGTACTGCGCGTGCCCGGGCTGGGCGCGTCCAAGGTGCGAACCCTCCACGAAGAGCTCGGGGTCGCGTCGCTCGACGACCTGGAAGGGGCGGCGGCGGCGGGCAAGCTGGCCCCGCTGAAGGGCTTCGGTCAGGGCCTGGAGGCGACCGTTCTCGAGGGGGCCGCTTTCGTGCGCGCGACCCTGGGCCGGCGCCTGCTGTCGGGCGCGGATCGGGCGGCGCGTGCCCTCGCGGCGTACGTGGAGGCGCTGCGCGGCGTCGAGGAGGTGGCCGTCGCGGGTTCGATCCGGCGCCGCGACGAGACCCACGCCGAGGCCGTGGTGGTGGCCAGCGCCCGGGACGCCGCGCCCGTGCTCGCGGCGTTCCTGGACATGCCGGGACTGGAAGACGCCGAACTCGCGGCCCCCGACGCCGCTCGCGGCCGACTCTCCGACGGCTTCCGGCTGAGGTTGGTCGCGGTCTCCGCGGAAGCCTTTCCGCTCGCCGTGCTGGCCGAGACGGGTAGCCGCGAGCACGTGGAGGCGCTCTCCGGGTGGGCCACGCTCGCCGGCCTGGAGCTGCACCCGCGGCGGCTGCTGGACTCGCAGGGGGCGGCGGCGCGTCCGGCCGCCGAGGAGGATGTCTACCGGGCGATCGGGTTCGAGTGGATCCCGCCCGAGCTGAGGGAGGGGCTGGGTGAGACGGACCGCGCCGCCGAAGGGACGCTGCCTGCTCTGCTCCGGGAGGACGATCTGCGCGGCTGCTTCCACAACCACACGACCTGGTCCGACGGCAGCGCCAGCGTCGAGGCCATGGCGCGGGCCGGCCTCGAGCGGGGTTGGCGGTATCTGGGCGTGGCCGACCATTCGCGCGCTGCCGCGTACGCGGGCGGCCTCGGCCCGGAGGATCTCGCCGCTCAGAGGCGCGAGATAGACGCCTGGAACGAGCAGCACGGCGACCGGCTATGGGTCTTTCAGGGCGTCGAGGCGGACATCCTTGCCGACGGCAGGCTCGACCTCGCCGACGAGGAGGGCGTACTGGACGGCCTGGACTACGTCGTCGCCAGCGTGCACTCGGCGTTCGCGCTGGACGAGAGGGCTCAGACGGAGCGAGTGCTGTCCGCGCTGGCGCACCCGGTGGTTACCTTCCTGGGGCACCCGACGGGCCGTCGTCTCCTCCAGCGGGAGGGCTATCGGCTGGATCTGGAGGCAGTATTGCAGTTCGCCGCCGCAGCCGGAGTGGCGATCGAGATCAACGCGAACCCTCGGCGCCTGGACCTACCGTGGCGCTGGTGGCATCGCGCGCGGGTGCTGGGCGTCGAGACCGCGATCAACCCCGACGCGCACTCGCCGGGGGAGCTGGGCAACGTCCGCTTCGGGGTGGACGTGGCTCGCAAGGGTTTGATCGACCCCGGCGCCGTCTGGAACACGTTCGCTATCGAGAAGGTGCGCGGCCGCCTCGCGCGGCGCGCCGCTGGGGGCAGATGAGTCGAGAGAGCATAGAGAAGAAGCGCGAACGGCTGGCCCGAATCCTGGCGCTGCTCCACGGGGAGTACCCGGAGGCGACGTGTTCCCTGGACCACAGGGACGCCTTCCAGTTGCTCGCTGCCACCATCCTGTCCGCGCAGTGCACCGACGAACGCGTGAACGAGGTGACACCGCTGTTGTTCGCGCGCTGGTCCACCGCGGACGAGCTCGCGGGCGCGCGGACCGAAGAGCTGGAAGACGTCATCCGGCCCACCGGTTTCTTTCGCAACAAGGCGCGCAGCCTCCAGGGCATGGCCGGCGCCATCGTCGAATCGCACGAAGGCGAGGTGCCGGCGGACATGGCCGCGCTGGTCAAACTCCCCGGCGTGGGGCGCAAGACAGCCAACGTCGTGATGGGCAACGCGTTCGGTGTCGCGTCCGGCGTCGTCGTCGACACCCACGTGAAGCGGCTCTCCACCCTGTTGGGTCTTTCGCGCGAGAAGACGCCGGAGAAGATCGAGGACGATCTGGTCGGGATCGTCCCCAGTGAGGAGTGGATCGATCTGCCCCACCTTTTCATCTACCACGGCCGGGCCGTGTGCGTCGCGCGCCGGCCGCGCTGCGAGGCGTGCGTGCTGTCCGGGCTCTGTCCCAGCTCCCGCGTATGAATCGGCCCTCTTCTCCGGCTTCTCTGGAAGGCTCGGTTTCACCGTTCCTGGCCCACGGCGCGACCCAGCCGGTGGCCTGGATGCCGTGGGGCGATGCGGCCTTCGCGAGGGCGCGCTCGGAGGACAAGCCGATCCTGCTCGACATCGGCGCGGTATGGTGCCACTGGTGTCACGTCATGGACCGCGAGAGCTACGAGGACGCGGACACCGCCGCGCTGATCAACGAACTCTACGTGCCGGTGAAGGTGGACAGGGATGATCGACCGGACGTGGACGCCCGCTATCAGCGGGCGGTGCAGGCGCTGACCGGGCAGGGCGGCTGGCCGCTCACCGCGTTCCTCACGCCGTCCGGGGAAACCTACTTCGGCGGTACCTACTTCCCACCGGCCGACGCCGAGGGACGCCCTGCGTTTCGAAGGATCCTGGAGGAAATGGCCAGGGTGTGGCGGGAGGAGCCCGAGCGGGCGGCGCGCGCGGCCCGGACCCTGGCGGAGCGGGTCGCTCCCGTGCCACCGGACGGCGCTGGTGCTGCTCCCCCACGGGAGTCGTTCTCCGCGGGTGTGGAGGCTTTCGCGGGGATCTTCGATGTTCGGTCGGGCGGCTTCGGAGGCGCACCCAAGTTTCCCAACGCCGGCGCCTTGCTGCTATTGCTCGACCGTCATCTGGACACCGGCGAAGCCTGGATGCTTCGGGTGGTGCGCGAGACCCTCGAGGGGATGGCCCGGGGCGGCATCCACGACCAGCTCGGCGGCGGCTTCCACCGCTACAGCGTCGACGCGCGCTGGTTGGTGCCCCATTTCGAGAAGATGGCCTACGACAACGGACCGCTCCTGGAGGCGTACGCTCGGGCGTTTGCCGCCACGGGCGATGAGCCCCTGAAGTCGGTGTGCGAGGGGATCCTGCGCTACTACCGCGAGACCGCTCCCGACCTTCTGGAGGCCGGCGGGTTTCCGGCTTCGCAGGACGCAGACGTCGGGGCGGCCGATGACGGCGCCTACTGGACCTGGTCGCAGAGCGAGGTGCGGGAGGCCGTCGACCGCAACGACCTGCTCCTACGTGTGGCCGTGCTGCGGTACGGCATGGATGACGAGGCCGCGGCGCTGCACAGTGACCCGTCGCGCAGGGTGCTCTGGAGGGCCCGGTCCGTCGATGAGGTGGCGGGAGCGGTCGGGCTGTCCGCCCGGGAGGCGGGGCGCATGCTGGGGCACGTGGAGCTCGCCCTGCGCACAACTCGCGCCAAGCGTCCGGCGCCGTTCGTGGATCGCACCCTGTATACGGGGTGGGTATGCCTGGTCGCGTCGGGCTTCCTCGCGGCGGCCCGCTACGCCGATGAGGCCCGCGCCGGACTGGAGGCG
Encoded proteins:
- a CDS encoding sodium-dependent transporter codes for the protein MASNGTPTASFSSRWGMLLAMLGMAVGTGNIWRFPRIAASNGGGAFLVAWVTFLLLWSVPLIMVEFAMGKGTRAGPVGAFVRLLGPKFAWMGAWVAFTATAIMFYYAVVMGWTIRYFWASLTGELSGAAPGALWDSFAYTPSVLVVHALALALAAGVVWRGVKGIESAAKILIPTLFVLVVVLAVKALTLPGASRGLDFLFGFEWSELADANIWLQALTQNAWDTGAGWGLVLTYAIYMKAREDTVLNSALLAFGNNSVSLLAGIMVLCTVFSIMPDAATEIVGASNEGLTFIWVPQLFQQMPGGRFFMTLFFLALMFAAWTSLIAMIELATRTLVDTGVRRGRALTLVVVFGFALGVPSALNEEFFLNQDFVWGVGLMVSGLFFAYAVIRHGARRFRETLVNTADSDVHVGVWWERAMYFVIVQALVLIGWWFWQVRGEPQISPFGAGLMALEWAAAIAVFLAANKWLARAGGARPPVGDPPPASIP
- a CDS encoding YncE family protein, with amino-acid sequence MHPKRLRYALLGAVSAGLTACAGAPVTPSAPAPADRIGYTVYVASESSDLVTAVEFDAATGARVARDIPVGIMPGDIDGAHGLQASLDGRFWYLSIAHGQPFGTVWKFDADADTLVGRTEVGMFPATMGITPDGEYLFVVNFNLHGDPDPSTVSVVHTPTMTELARPVACVRPHGSRVNAAGTKNYVACVGSDQIAEIDTRTFDVTGRFSVAPGREGVAAGEGIEEARGSDCGPTWVTPGVASREGLVYVPCNKLGQILEIDVREWRVVRRFPTGAGPYNLEITPDGSTLVASLKGAQAVAIFDLEAGAEAARLGTSQPLTHGVAISPDGRFAFVSSEAIGATPGTLDVFDLPARARVASVELGLQAGGIVLVRER
- a CDS encoding FG-GAP-like repeat-containing protein; amino-acid sequence: MPARPQRRRPVRAAAAIASLAATACASGQVQPRAAPPSADAAPFRARIDPFPVLDADGAAYAFPFLGGFNVPRPQLVDLDGDSDMDLVVQERTDRLLYFERVDGGYRWAPGLMPPLRVGEWYRFVDVDGDGDPDLLSEEPFSYVRLYRNDGAGGFPLVADTIRDARGGAIFSDRQNIPNAADIDCDGRLDLLIGRMTGTITRYEATGAIGQTVAPFRHVEDRFQGIEIVAEFGNPLYTPPADTAPVTGPSMHGANTMALADADGDGDVDLFWGDFFEPGLLLIENTGSCERPDMTGEPVAFPAGDPVLTSGYNAPTFGDADGDGDLDLVMGVLGGAYDANRTGADNLYFFEQVDGDFALRSTRYISQVDIGTESLPRVVDWDGDGDLDLLLANKIDPTDLHTSRVYLYENVGTPLAPAFRLRGPVGVDGAFHNAPALGDLDADGDLDAVLGTWRPDVELLMNGGTRAEPRYDMSDAPLLTLTRGANGVPALGDLDADGDLDLIIGEASGTLNYYRNDGDPAGARFALVSDEYLGVDVGRRAAPALVDVDGDGDLDLVVGTESDGLVLFLNEGTREVPDFRETASSLPTDLAPYAAPAFGDVDGDGDLDLFVGGVGGGVVFFENVGADVAAP
- a CDS encoding choice-of-anchor B family protein is translated as MRKAGIAMSLAFVVAGFGAEADAQQFGAAAVTDGRIVAVAEPVVQDEPATIYVFTSDGSAWSRVATIMAPEHEGGDFFGRFMALTEDEFIVGGTTIDDSHGGVWVYQRNPQAGPSFKTFLRPEAVEVGSSFGRYGLVADGLLFVSALGHNERRGAVHVFHKADGEWVHEAVLSPAEADASEFFGWGLAYADGRLLSGALQASQELQTRGAAYIYRRSDDGTWEQEARLSLAEDDAAPGDTYGGAVAWMDGLALIGAPGRDGGKGEVYTYSRDAMSGAWQAGPSLAAFDRWPGARFGSALLPRGDELWVGAPGAAGSGRIYRYPYDGGEVGMVSKISSNLDTDSGDGFGGVLAQSPDGELVIVGQTADDSGLGSAIVLTRDGDAWTATDKLLGPTEAGLPALVGNEIDCASGTADQFGCNNVSIRSFLPVSAIGGGRGANTNDVWGWTDPETGAEIAIIGRTDGTAFIDVSDANNPVYLGSLPKTAGSISNAWRDVKVYRDHAYIVADGAGNHGMQVFDLRQLRDVQNAPAVFEETAHYGGIASAHNIVINEETGFAYSVGSNGGGETCGGAYHMIDIRNPATPSFAGCFGDTNTGNAGTGYSHDAMCIVYNGPDADHVGKEVCFGSNENALSIADVTDKENPSAISSADYPNVGYAHQGWITGDHRYFYMDDEGDESASVQAGEPMEGTRTLIWDVSDLDDPIMVKEHFGETFTIDHNLYIKDNLMYQSNYVSGLRILDISDPHNPVEVGFLDTVPWSEEVEFDGSWSNYPFFESGTIVVSSGAEGVFFLKYNPQELVP